A portion of the Pectobacterium brasiliense genome contains these proteins:
- a CDS encoding GNAT family N-acetyltransferase produces the protein MGITAPEPLSSSHNLAEFCSQEPSLNEWLKKKALKNHSAGISRVYVICAEGTHQVIGYYCLSTGSVQRNTAPGAYRRNAPESLPVIVLGRLAIDQAYSGKGLGVALLKDAIFRTENIALQVGVRALVVHALDENVRNFYLKFAFDPSPVQPLMLLYPIKI, from the coding sequence ATGGGAATAACTGCGCCAGAGCCATTATCTTCCAGCCATAATCTTGCTGAATTTTGCAGCCAAGAACCGAGCTTGAATGAATGGCTAAAAAAGAAAGCGCTAAAAAATCATAGTGCAGGGATTTCTCGTGTATATGTGATTTGCGCTGAAGGCACACATCAGGTGATTGGATATTATTGTTTATCAACAGGTAGCGTTCAGAGAAATACAGCGCCTGGTGCATATAGACGTAATGCCCCCGAATCACTACCAGTCATTGTCCTTGGGCGGCTTGCCATTGATCAGGCGTATTCTGGTAAAGGTTTGGGTGTGGCTTTATTAAAAGACGCGATATTTCGGACTGAGAATATTGCTTTGCAAGTGGGTGTGAGGGCATTAGTCGTTCACGCGCTGGATGAGAACGTGCGCAATTTCTACCTTAAATTCGCTTTTGATCCCTCGCCAGTGCAGCCCCTAATGCTACTCTATCCAATTAAAATTTAG
- the ugpB gene encoding sn-glycerol-3-phosphate ABC transporter substrate-binding protein UgpB, producing the protein MFNNTIRKTHAIRTAAACVALALMSASAQAATEIPFWHSMEGELGKEVNSLADRFNKTHSDVKIVPVYKGNYEQNLAAGIAAYRAGNAPAILQVYEVGTATMMASKAIKPVYEVFKESGINFDESVFVPTVSGYYTDAKSGHLLSQPFNSSTPVLYYNKDAFKKAGLDPEQPPKTWQQMAEYTAKLRAAGMKCGYASGWQGWIQVENFSAWHGLPVASKNNGFDGTDAVLEFNKPTQVKHIQLLQDMNKKGDFTYFGRKDEPTEKFYNGDCAITTASSGSLANIREHAKFNYGVGMMPYDADAKGAPQNAIIGGASLWVMGGKDAATYKGVAEFMKFLAEPENAAEWHQKTGYLPITTAAYELTQKQGFYEKNPGADIATRQMLNKPPLPFTKGLRLGNMPQIRTVVDEELESVWTNKKTPQQALDSAVERGNALLRRFEQSTK; encoded by the coding sequence ATGTTCAACAACACAATTCGTAAAACACATGCTATTCGCACCGCCGCAGCGTGTGTGGCATTAGCGCTGATGAGCGCCAGTGCGCAGGCCGCGACAGAAATTCCTTTCTGGCACTCCATGGAAGGCGAATTAGGGAAAGAAGTGAATTCTCTGGCTGACCGTTTTAACAAAACACACAGCGATGTAAAAATTGTGCCGGTCTATAAAGGCAACTACGAACAGAACCTGGCTGCCGGGATTGCCGCCTACCGCGCCGGGAATGCGCCCGCTATTTTGCAGGTCTATGAAGTCGGTACGGCGACCATGATGGCAAGTAAAGCCATCAAACCTGTCTATGAAGTCTTCAAAGAGTCAGGCATTAATTTCGATGAGTCGGTGTTTGTGCCGACTGTCTCCGGTTATTACACCGATGCGAAGAGCGGCCACCTGCTGTCGCAGCCGTTTAACAGCTCCACACCGGTGCTGTACTACAACAAAGATGCCTTCAAGAAGGCCGGTTTAGATCCCGAACAGCCACCGAAAACCTGGCAGCAAATGGCTGAGTACACCGCCAAACTGCGTGCAGCCGGGATGAAGTGCGGCTACGCCAGCGGCTGGCAGGGCTGGATTCAGGTTGAAAACTTCAGCGCCTGGCACGGTCTGCCAGTTGCGAGCAAAAACAACGGCTTTGACGGTACCGATGCTGTGTTGGAATTCAACAAACCAACGCAGGTTAAGCATATTCAGCTGTTGCAGGACATGAACAAGAAGGGTGACTTCACCTATTTTGGGCGTAAGGATGAGCCGACCGAGAAATTCTATAACGGCGACTGCGCTATTACGACCGCCTCTTCCGGTTCGCTGGCGAACATTCGGGAACACGCCAAGTTCAACTACGGTGTTGGCATGATGCCATATGACGCCGATGCGAAAGGCGCACCGCAGAACGCCATTATCGGTGGTGCCAGCCTGTGGGTGATGGGCGGTAAAGATGCCGCGACCTACAAAGGCGTCGCTGAGTTTATGAAGTTCCTGGCCGAGCCGGAAAATGCCGCTGAATGGCACCAGAAAACCGGTTACCTGCCAATCACTACTGCGGCGTACGAACTGACGCAGAAGCAGGGCTTCTACGAGAAAAACCCAGGCGCGGATATCGCCACGCGTCAGATGCTGAACAAGCCACCGTTGCCGTTCACCAAAGGTCTGCGTTTGGGCAACATGCCGCAGATTCGTACCGTTGTGGATGAAGAATTAGAAAGCGTATGGACAAATAAGAAGACGCCACAACAGGCGTTGGATAGCGCAGTAGAACGCGGTAACGCGCTGCTGCGTCGCTTTGAACAATCGACGAAGTAA
- the ugpA gene encoding sn-glycerol-3-phosphate ABC transporter permease UgpA translates to MTSSRPVFRSSWLPYVLVLPQLLITVIFFIWPAGQALWYSVQNLDPFGLSSEFVGMENFRQLFNNPYYLDSFYTTLIFSFLVAGFGMLISLFLAALVDYVIRASRLYQTLIILPYAVAPAVAAVLWMFLFNPGLGLITHFLGLLGYTWNHAQNSGQAMFLVVLASVWKQISYNFLFFLAALQSIPRSLVEAGAIDGAGPVRRFFNLVLPMISPVSFFLLVVNLVYAFFDTFPIIDAATAGGPVQSTTTLIYKIYREGFAGLDLSSSAAQSVVLMILVIGLTVIQFRFVERKVNYQ, encoded by the coding sequence ATGACATCATCCCGCCCCGTTTTTCGCAGCAGCTGGTTGCCCTACGTGCTGGTGTTGCCCCAACTGCTGATTACCGTAATTTTCTTTATCTGGCCTGCCGGTCAGGCGCTGTGGTATTCGGTGCAGAACCTGGATCCATTTGGGTTATCCAGCGAATTTGTCGGCATGGAAAACTTCAGGCAGCTGTTCAATAACCCTTACTACCTTGATTCGTTTTACACCACGCTGATATTCAGCTTTCTGGTGGCAGGGTTTGGCATGCTGATTTCACTCTTTCTGGCCGCGCTGGTGGACTACGTGATACGTGCCAGCCGCCTGTACCAGACGTTGATCATCCTGCCGTATGCCGTGGCACCCGCCGTTGCTGCCGTGCTGTGGATGTTCTTGTTCAACCCCGGTCTGGGGCTGATCACCCACTTTCTCGGGCTGCTGGGCTATACGTGGAACCACGCACAGAACAGCGGTCAGGCGATGTTTTTAGTCGTACTGGCGTCGGTCTGGAAACAGATTAGCTATAACTTCCTATTCTTCCTTGCCGCGCTGCAATCGATCCCCCGTTCGCTGGTGGAAGCGGGCGCGATTGATGGTGCTGGCCCCGTGCGGCGCTTCTTCAATCTGGTGCTGCCGATGATTTCTCCGGTGAGCTTCTTCCTGCTGGTGGTCAATCTGGTGTACGCCTTTTTCGATACCTTCCCGATTATCGATGCCGCAACGGCCGGTGGGCCGGTGCAGTCGACGACCACGCTGATCTACAAGATTTATCGTGAGGGCTTCGCAGGGTTGGATCTGTCCAGTTCGGCAGCGCAGTCGGTGGTACTGATGATACTGGTTATCGGGCTGACCGTGATTCAGTTCCGTTTTGTTGAGCGGAAGGTGAATTACCAATGA
- the ugpE gene encoding sn-glycerol-3-phosphate ABC transporter permease UgpE, with protein sequence MIENRRGLDIFSHVMLIVGILAVLFPLYVGFVAATLDNQEVFQAPMTLIPGSHLWENLRYIWLHGAGNNTTPFGLMLLNSFVMALAITIGKITVSILSAYAIVYFRFPLRNLFFWMIFLTLMLPVEVRIFPTVEVIARLDMMDSYTGLTLPLMASATATFLFRQFFMTLPDELMEAARIDGASPMRFFFDMVLPLSKTNLAALFVITFIYGWNQYLWPLLIVSDADLGTAVAGIKSMIASGDGATQWNQVMAAMLLTMLPPLLVVLLMQRWFVRGLVDSEK encoded by the coding sequence ATGATTGAGAATCGTCGCGGGTTAGATATTTTCAGCCACGTCATGCTGATCGTCGGCATTCTCGCCGTACTGTTTCCGCTGTACGTGGGGTTTGTGGCCGCCACGCTGGATAATCAGGAAGTCTTTCAGGCTCCGATGACGCTCATCCCCGGTTCTCACCTATGGGAAAACCTGCGTTATATCTGGCTGCACGGTGCGGGCAACAACACCACGCCGTTCGGACTGATGCTGCTTAACAGCTTCGTGATGGCGCTGGCGATTACGATAGGCAAAATCACCGTATCGATCCTGTCCGCTTACGCCATCGTCTATTTCCGTTTTCCGCTGCGCAACCTGTTCTTCTGGATGATTTTTCTGACGCTGATGCTGCCGGTGGAAGTGCGTATTTTCCCGACGGTGGAAGTGATCGCGCGGCTGGACATGATGGACAGCTACACCGGTTTAACGTTGCCGCTGATGGCTTCGGCGACCGCGACCTTCCTGTTCCGCCAGTTCTTTATGACGCTGCCGGATGAGCTGATGGAAGCGGCGCGTATCGACGGTGCCAGCCCGATGCGTTTCTTCTTCGACATGGTGTTACCGCTGTCGAAGACCAATCTGGCGGCGCTGTTCGTGATCACGTTCATCTACGGCTGGAACCAGTACCTTTGGCCGCTGCTGATTGTCAGCGATGCCGATCTGGGCACCGCAGTCGCCGGGATTAAAAGCATGATTGCCTCCGGCGATGGAGCTACCCAGTGGAATCAGGTAATGGCGGCTATGTTGCTGACCATGCTGCCGCCGCTGCTGGTCGTGCTACTGATGCAGCGCTGGTTCGTTCGCGGTCTGGTCGACAGCGAAAAATAA
- a CDS encoding sn-glycerol-3-phosphate import ATP-binding protein UgpC, translating to MACLKLQAVTKSYDGKTQIIQPIDLDVADGEFVVMVGPSGCGKSTLLRMVAGLERTTSGDIYIDNQRVTDLEPKDRGIAMVFQNYALYPHMNVFDNMAYGLKIRGFGKAQIRERVEDAARILELMPLLQRKPRELSGGQRQRVAMGRAIVREPAVFLFDEPLSNLDAKLRVQMRLELQQLHQRLKTTSLYVTHDQVEAMTLAQRVIVMNKGIAEQIGAPAEIYRRPASLFVASFIGSPAMNLWSGRISDDGCRFEIDGDIALALPEPKPQWRGKALTLGVRPEHIQLATSETGGIPLQISTLELLGADNLAHGKWGGQNVIARLSYEHCPAIGSTLWLHLPTSSWHLFDSQSGLRME from the coding sequence ATGGCATGTTTAAAACTTCAGGCCGTCACCAAGTCTTACGATGGCAAAACACAGATTATCCAACCCATCGATCTGGACGTCGCGGACGGCGAGTTCGTCGTGATGGTCGGGCCGTCAGGCTGTGGTAAATCGACGCTCCTGCGCATGGTGGCAGGTCTCGAACGCACCACCAGCGGCGATATCTATATTGATAACCAGCGGGTCACCGATCTGGAACCAAAAGATCGCGGTATTGCGATGGTGTTCCAGAACTATGCGCTTTATCCCCATATGAACGTGTTCGACAATATGGCTTACGGCCTGAAAATTCGTGGCTTTGGCAAGGCGCAGATCCGCGAACGCGTGGAAGATGCGGCGCGAATTCTGGAACTGATGCCGCTGCTGCAACGCAAACCGCGTGAGCTATCTGGCGGCCAGCGTCAGCGCGTGGCGATGGGGCGGGCGATTGTGCGTGAGCCGGCGGTATTCCTGTTCGACGAACCGTTGTCGAATCTGGATGCCAAACTGCGCGTACAGATGCGGCTCGAATTACAACAACTGCACCAGCGCCTGAAAACCACCAGCCTGTACGTCACGCACGATCAGGTTGAAGCGATGACGCTGGCACAGCGCGTTATCGTCATGAACAAAGGGATCGCCGAACAGATCGGTGCGCCGGCTGAGATTTATCGCCGCCCGGCATCATTGTTTGTGGCCAGCTTTATTGGTTCACCGGCCATGAACCTGTGGTCAGGTCGCATTAGCGATGACGGCTGCCGCTTTGAAATCGATGGCGACATCGCTCTGGCGCTGCCTGAACCGAAGCCGCAGTGGCGCGGTAAAGCATTGACGCTGGGGGTGCGACCAGAGCATATTCAGCTGGCGACGAGTGAAACCGGCGGTATCCCGTTGCAGATTTCAACACTCGAACTGCTGGGCGCGGACAATTTAGCGCACGGCAAGTGGGGCGGGCAGAACGTAATTGCGCGTCTCTCTTATGAGCACTGTCCTGCGATTGGCTCGACGCTCTGGCTACACTTACCGACGTCATCATGGCACCTGTTTGATTCGCAAAGCGGATTACGGATGGAATAA
- the ugpQ gene encoding glycerophosphodiester phosphodiesterase — protein METIWPYPSIVAHRGGGSLAPENTLAAIDVGASLGHKMIEFDAKLSQDGQIFLLHDDTLERTSNGWGIAGELPWDKLVGLDVGGWYGHKFVGERLPLLSEVAKRCVQYGMAANIEIKPTTGYETETGRVIGLAARQLWVDHPVAPLLSSFSIEALEAAQQAVPELPRGLLLDEWEEDWLALTQRLDCVSIHLNHKLLTAERVAVLKAAGLRILVYTVNQPDRAQTLLDWGVDCICTDRIDLIGANFATG, from the coding sequence ATGGAAACAATCTGGCCTTACCCGAGCATTGTCGCCCACCGCGGTGGCGGTTCACTGGCACCGGAAAACACGCTGGCGGCGATTGATGTTGGTGCCAGCCTCGGTCACAAGATGATCGAATTTGACGCAAAGCTGTCGCAGGACGGCCAGATTTTCCTTTTACACGACGACACGCTTGAGCGCACCAGCAACGGCTGGGGCATTGCAGGAGAATTGCCGTGGGACAAGCTGGTCGGGCTGGATGTCGGCGGCTGGTACGGTCATAAATTTGTCGGTGAACGCCTGCCGCTGCTATCAGAAGTGGCAAAACGCTGCGTGCAGTACGGCATGGCGGCCAACATCGAAATTAAACCCACCACTGGATATGAAACAGAAACCGGGCGGGTAATTGGGCTAGCGGCGCGCCAGCTGTGGGTCGATCATCCGGTTGCACCGCTGCTGTCATCGTTCTCCATCGAAGCCCTGGAAGCGGCGCAGCAGGCGGTGCCAGAACTGCCACGCGGGCTACTGCTGGATGAGTGGGAAGAGGACTGGCTGGCATTAACACAGCGTCTGGATTGTGTGTCCATCCACCTGAATCACAAACTGCTGACGGCAGAACGCGTTGCGGTGCTGAAAGCTGCAGGTTTGCGCATTCTGGTTTATACCGTCAACCAACCTGATCGCGCGCAAACTTTGCTGGATTGGGGCGTTGACTGTATCTGTACTGACCGGATAGATTTAATCGGGGCTAACTTCGCGACCGGCTGA
- a CDS encoding AEC family transporter, which translates to MPAFIVSLWHQIFLSLPLFVLIALGYSLIRYGKWPTTVTDGMTRFVFSVAMPAMLFRLMSDFSKRPVVDARLLIAFFGGCLLVFVLGRIVARKVFHLDGVSGSLFALSGIFSNNVMLGLPIATLMLGEEAIPSVALVVVFNGLILWTLVTVSVEWARNGALSLQGFTKTALGVLKNPLIIGILSGTLFSLTGLPLPSYVDQPLAMLGQIAAPLSLVALGMGLAEYRVRDGWQISTAICVIKLLVQPLVIWGIAIALGLPEMETRAVVLLGSMAVGVNVYLMSRQFDVLGGPVASSLLLSTAMAALTTPLILTLMGVRL; encoded by the coding sequence ATGCCCGCATTTATTGTTTCGCTTTGGCACCAGATTTTTCTGTCGTTACCCCTCTTTGTTCTTATCGCACTCGGCTATAGCCTGATTCGCTATGGTAAATGGCCAACCACCGTGACCGACGGCATGACGCGCTTTGTCTTCTCCGTCGCCATGCCCGCCATGCTGTTCCGCCTGATGTCGGATTTTTCCAAACGTCCGGTGGTAGATGCCCGGCTGCTGATCGCCTTTTTCGGCGGCTGCCTGCTGGTGTTTGTCTTAGGCCGCATCGTGGCACGCAAGGTCTTTCATCTTGATGGCGTCTCTGGTTCGCTGTTTGCGCTGAGCGGTATCTTCTCCAACAACGTGATGCTGGGGCTGCCGATTGCCACGCTGATGCTGGGCGAAGAGGCGATTCCGTCTGTCGCGCTGGTCGTCGTGTTCAACGGGCTTATTTTGTGGACGCTGGTGACGGTGTCGGTGGAATGGGCACGTAACGGTGCGCTGTCGCTACAGGGTTTTACCAAAACCGCTCTGGGCGTGCTGAAGAACCCGCTGATTATCGGCATTCTGTCCGGGACCTTATTCAGTCTGACGGGTCTGCCGCTGCCGTCGTATGTCGATCAGCCGCTTGCCATGCTGGGACAGATTGCCGCGCCGCTGTCGCTGGTGGCGCTGGGAATGGGGCTGGCGGAATACCGTGTGCGTGATGGTTGGCAGATCAGCACGGCGATTTGTGTGATCAAACTGCTGGTACAGCCGCTGGTGATCTGGGGGATTGCTATCGCGCTCGGCCTGCCGGAAATGGAAACGCGTGCGGTCGTGCTGCTGGGATCGATGGCCGTGGGCGTCAACGTCTATCTGATGTCGCGCCAGTTCGATGTTCTGGGCGGCCCGGTAGCATCAAGCCTGTTGCTATCAACGGCGATGGCGGCATTAACCACGCCGTTGATTTTGACGCTGATGGGTGTGCGGCTATAA
- a CDS encoding tRNA (cytidine(34)-2'-O)-methyltransferase — protein MFHIALYEPQIAPNTGNIIRLAANNGCTLHLIEPLGFDFEEKKLRRAGLDYHDLANVSRHKNYQDFLAAVPGKRIFACTTKGSRPYDQPTYQPDDVLLFGSETSGLPDEIRNGFESDFRIRIPMQSNNRSLNLSNAVAIISYEAWRQNGFGGGC, from the coding sequence ATGTTCCATATCGCGCTCTATGAGCCTCAAATTGCACCGAACACCGGCAATATTATCCGACTGGCGGCCAACAACGGCTGTACGCTTCATTTGATTGAACCGCTGGGGTTTGATTTTGAAGAGAAAAAGCTGCGCCGCGCGGGGTTGGATTATCACGATCTGGCGAACGTCAGCCGTCATAAAAACTATCAGGATTTTCTGGCTGCGGTTCCCGGTAAACGCATCTTCGCGTGTACCACCAAAGGCAGCCGCCCTTACGATCAGCCGACCTATCAGCCAGATGATGTACTGCTGTTTGGATCGGAAACGTCCGGCCTGCCAGACGAGATTCGCAACGGCTTTGAGTCGGACTTCCGTATCCGTATCCCCATGCAGTCCAATAACCGTAGCCTGAATCTGTCGAATGCGGTGGCGATCATCAGCTATGAAGCCTGGCGGCAAAATGGTTTCGGCGGTGGTTGTTAG
- the uhpT gene encoding hexose-6-phosphate:phosphate antiporter: protein MLGFLNQVRKPVLDLPLDVRRKMWFKPFIQSYLVVFIGYLTMYLIRKNFNIAQNDMISTYGLSMTQLGMIGLGFSITYGVGKTLVSYYADGKNTKQFLPFMLILSAICMLGFSASMGTGSVSLFLMIAFYALSGFFQSTGGSCSYSTITKWTPRRKRGTYLGLWNISHNLGGAGAAGVALFGANYLFDGHVIGMFVFPSIIALIVGFIGMRYGSDSPEAYGLGKAEELFGETISEEDKETEENDMTKWQIFVEYVLKNKVIWLLCFSNIFLYVVRIGIDQWSTVYAFQELKLSKEVAIQGFTLFEAGALVGTLLWGYLSDLANGRRALVACIALSLIIAMLGVYQHASNQYVYLASLFGLGFLVFGPQLLIGVAAVGFVPKKAIGAADGIKGTFAYLIGDSFAKLGLGMIADGTPIFGLTGWAGTFAALDTAAIACICLMAIVAVLEERKIRRAKRA from the coding sequence ATGCTTGGTTTTCTTAATCAGGTTCGCAAGCCAGTACTCGATTTACCGCTCGATGTACGGCGTAAAATGTGGTTCAAACCTTTTATCCAATCCTATCTGGTCGTCTTTATCGGCTACCTGACAATGTATCTGATCCGCAAAAACTTCAACATTGCGCAGAATGACATGATCTCAACCTATGGCCTGAGTATGACCCAATTGGGCATGATCGGTCTGGGCTTCTCCATCACTTACGGCGTGGGGAAAACGCTGGTTTCCTATTACGCGGATGGTAAAAACACCAAGCAATTTCTGCCGTTTATGCTGATTCTGTCCGCCATCTGTATGCTAGGCTTCAGCGCCAGCATGGGCACGGGTTCAGTCAGCCTGTTTTTGATGATCGCTTTCTATGCGCTGAGCGGTTTCTTCCAAAGTACCGGCGGCTCCTGTAGCTATTCCACCATCACCAAATGGACGCCACGCCGTAAGCGCGGCACCTATCTGGGACTGTGGAATATTTCGCATAACCTCGGCGGCGCAGGCGCAGCGGGTGTGGCGTTGTTCGGCGCAAACTACCTGTTCGATGGGCACGTTATCGGTATGTTCGTGTTCCCTTCCATCATTGCGCTGATCGTTGGTTTTATCGGGATGCGCTACGGCAGCGACTCGCCGGAAGCGTATGGTCTGGGTAAAGCGGAAGAGTTGTTCGGCGAAACGATCAGTGAAGAGGACAAGGAAACCGAAGAAAATGACATGACCAAGTGGCAGATTTTTGTTGAATACGTATTGAAAAACAAAGTGATCTGGCTGCTGTGTTTCTCCAATATTTTCCTTTATGTCGTGCGTATCGGTATCGATCAGTGGTCAACCGTCTACGCCTTTCAGGAATTGAAACTGTCGAAAGAAGTCGCGATTCAAGGCTTCACGCTCTTTGAAGCCGGGGCGCTGGTAGGCACACTCTTATGGGGCTACCTTTCCGACCTCGCTAACGGACGCCGTGCGCTTGTGGCCTGTATCGCGCTCTCGCTGATTATCGCCATGCTCGGTGTTTATCAACATGCCAGCAACCAGTATGTTTATCTGGCGTCCCTGTTTGGACTCGGCTTTCTGGTGTTTGGCCCGCAGTTGCTGATCGGCGTCGCCGCCGTTGGATTTGTGCCGAAAAAGGCCATCGGTGCCGCAGACGGCATTAAAGGCACCTTCGCTTACCTGATTGGCGATAGCTTCGCTAAACTGGGGCTGGGGATGATTGCGGATGGTACGCCTATCTTTGGTTTAACCGGCTGGGCAGGCACCTTTGCCGCTTTGGATACCGCCGCGATCGCCTGTATCTGCCTGATGGCTATCGTCGCGGTGCTGGAAGAGCGCAAGATTCGCCGGGCTAAACGCGCCTGA
- a CDS encoding MFS transporter has protein sequence MLNFMKFPASPPALTDPQVIDETYRYWRRHILISLYLGYALFYFTRKSFNSAVPEILASGILQRTDIGMLATLFYITYGLSKFFSGIVSDRANARYFMGVGLIATGVINILFGFSSSLWAFALLWAANAFFQGWGSPVCAKLLTSWYSRTERGGWWALWNTAHNVGGALIPIVIGAAALHYGWRAGMMIAGGLAILAGLILCWRLRDRPTTLGLPSVGEWRQDALDISQQQEGAGLTQRQILFKYVLTNPYIWLLALCYVMVYIVRAAINDWGNLYMSETLGVNLVTANSAVTMFEVGGFIGALVAGWGSDKLFNGNRGPMTLIFTVGILLAVGALWLMPFFNYVMQAACFFTIGFFVFGPQMLIGMAAAECSHKDAAGAATGFVGLFAYLGASLSGYPLARVMESWHWTGFFAVIAVAAGVSALLLLPFLKAQAPRREATPAAGE, from the coding sequence ATGTTGAATTTTATGAAATTTCCCGCGTCTCCTCCCGCGTTAACGGATCCGCAGGTCATTGATGAGACCTATCGCTACTGGCGCCGACATATTCTGATCTCGCTGTATCTGGGCTACGCGCTGTTTTACTTCACCCGTAAGAGTTTCAACTCGGCCGTGCCGGAAATTCTCGCCAGCGGTATCCTTCAACGTACCGATATCGGGATGCTGGCCACGCTGTTTTATATCACCTATGGGCTGTCGAAATTCTTTTCCGGTATCGTCAGCGATCGCGCCAACGCACGTTATTTCATGGGCGTAGGGCTCATCGCCACTGGCGTCATTAATATCCTGTTTGGTTTTTCATCATCACTGTGGGCCTTTGCCCTGCTGTGGGCGGCGAATGCATTCTTTCAGGGATGGGGATCGCCAGTGTGCGCCAAGCTGCTCACCAGTTGGTACTCCCGCACCGAGCGCGGCGGCTGGTGGGCGCTGTGGAATACGGCGCACAATGTCGGCGGCGCGCTGATCCCGATTGTTATCGGCGCAGCGGCGCTGCATTACGGCTGGCGAGCGGGCATGATGATCGCCGGGGGGTTGGCGATTCTCGCCGGGCTCATACTGTGCTGGCGATTGCGTGATCGTCCCACAACGCTAGGGCTGCCGAGCGTTGGCGAATGGCGCCAGGATGCGCTGGACATCTCACAGCAGCAGGAAGGCGCGGGCTTAACTCAGCGCCAAATTCTGTTCAAATACGTGCTCACCAATCCTTATATCTGGCTGCTGGCGCTGTGTTACGTCATGGTCTACATCGTGCGTGCGGCTATCAATGATTGGGGCAATCTGTATATGTCGGAAACGCTTGGCGTCAATCTGGTTACGGCCAATTCAGCGGTGACGATGTTTGAAGTCGGGGGATTCATCGGCGCATTGGTGGCCGGATGGGGATCGGACAAACTCTTCAACGGCAACCGCGGCCCGATGACGCTGATTTTCACCGTGGGGATCTTGCTCGCCGTCGGTGCGCTGTGGCTGATGCCGTTCTTTAATTACGTGATGCAGGCCGCCTGCTTTTTCACCATCGGCTTTTTCGTTTTCGGTCCGCAGATGTTAATCGGTATGGCCGCCGCCGAGTGCTCACATAAGGACGCGGCAGGCGCCGCGACGGGCTTTGTTGGGCTGTTCGCCTATCTGGGCGCGTCGCTTTCCGGTTACCCGCTTGCCCGTGTGATGGAAAGCTGGCACTGGACAGGCTTTTTTGCGGTTATCGCCGTCGCCGCTGGCGTGTCGGCACTGCTGCTGCTGCCTTTTCTGAAGGCGCAGGCTCCTCGCAGAGAGGCTACGCCCGCGGCTGGAGAGTGA